One part of the Dyadobacter sp. 676 genome encodes these proteins:
- a CDS encoding acyl transferase, with protein MELQNNKTIAEIRAGLREQIVTVEPADFEALALRVFRYQAAYNPVYREYIRHLGIDPSGITTLTGIPFLPIQFFKNHRVATGHTTDASVVFQSSGTTGQTTSSHHLYDEPLYKAVSYRIFQQNYGDPNRFHILALLPSYLERNNSSLVYMMQHFIEESGSEYSGFYLNNAGEMLHRLRHLAENPDGKSILLLGVTFALLDLAESSFDLSFLKNIGHFTVMDTGGMKGRRKEMLREEVHDILTGSFGVPAIHSEYGMTELLSQGYSHGHGLFTPGHSMRIFLRDINDPFAVSDHNLGPSKTGGNQCDRSG; from the coding sequence CGAAGCGCTTGCGCTCCGGGTTTTTCGTTACCAGGCCGCGTACAACCCCGTTTACAGGGAATACATCCGGCACCTTGGTATCGATCCTTCGGGCATCACCACATTGACGGGCATTCCCTTTCTTCCAATCCAGTTTTTTAAGAATCATCGCGTCGCTACGGGGCATACTACCGACGCATCTGTTGTTTTTCAAAGCAGCGGAACGACCGGCCAGACCACCAGCAGTCACCATCTTTATGACGAACCGCTGTACAAAGCGGTTTCCTATCGCATTTTCCAGCAAAATTACGGGGACCCGAACCGCTTTCATATCCTCGCCCTGCTGCCGTCATACCTTGAACGAAACAACTCTTCACTGGTGTATATGATGCAGCATTTTATTGAGGAAAGCGGTTCCGAGTATTCGGGGTTTTACCTGAACAACGCCGGCGAAATGCTGCACCGCCTTCGGCACCTTGCCGAAAACCCCGACGGCAAAAGTATCCTGTTGCTGGGGGTTACATTCGCGCTGCTCGATCTGGCGGAAAGCAGTTTCGACCTCTCGTTTTTGAAGAATATCGGGCATTTTACCGTCATGGACACCGGCGGAATGAAGGGCCGCCGCAAGGAAATGCTCCGCGAAGAAGTGCACGACATCTTGACCGGCAGTTTCGGCGTGCCGGCCATCCACTCCGAATACGGCATGACCGAGCTCCTTTCGCAAGGTTATTCCCACGGCCACGGGCTGTTTACGCCCGGGCATTCGATGCGTATTTTCCTCCGCGACATCAACGATCCTTTCGCGGTCAGCGACCACAATCTCGGGCCGTCGAAAACCGGGGGGAATCAATGTGATCGATCTGGCTAA
- a CDS encoding peptidylprolyl isomerase, which translates to MSKIQFHIGLFTISLLSACKTTAPPQQTVAETQPLLEIGNERFSLDDYQDSYDKNKFASDSTKALTPEEYLPLYTDLKIKVLQAKSEGKDTTLDYREEIASYRDQLAKNHLVDKELVEKLADEAYNRLKQEVRASHILVGVSEDASPADTLEAYRASIALRGRLEEGTDFGDMAARFSKDPAARTTRGDLGYFTAFQTLYPIETAAYTLPVGKISQPVRTKAGYHLIKVNDRRPNRGMVRIAHIMVKADTAGTAAQKESAKARIEEAYAQLQNGADWNMIVDKYSDDRESRKNGGLLPIFGTGQMVPEIEDAAFALTRPQSYSKPVLTMYGWHIIRLVEKRPIETFANMAPSLRKKVVTDSRGKIIEQANARRLRQKYAVQEAADQWKLVAALADSTLRTGKWDYQRAVSADWSAVTLFRIGQRQYDALSFLTYVKRKQTPRPKDASPDVIFKRYYNDYLTESLVEYEKEHLEESNPEFRSLMNEIRDGVLLSQIMEEQVWQRSLSDSTGQRNFYERNKDRYNYPERAFATIVAAKDTQTLNNVRKTLATSPYRLERKSKELLFPVNSAEIGNQQLDALNDLYIIMEKNADYVVEIAGYRATDEPEIISSTRVRNVVKYLNARNIPILRIIEKDYGSFRQSAEPERNRRVAFQFYSQSKNDVEKVYNTDAPGTVTIREGYFTKTDPLFNGFKWQTGEQTAHANGAFLWANVTKIDPPRPKTFPEARGSVINDYQKELEKQWVTRLQEKFPVKVNAQELEKIKR; encoded by the coding sequence ATGTCCAAAATCCAGTTCCATATTGGTCTCTTTACGATTTCACTTCTCAGCGCATGTAAAACTACGGCTCCGCCTCAGCAAACGGTTGCCGAAACCCAGCCGCTGCTCGAAATCGGTAACGAGCGATTTTCACTTGATGATTACCAGGATTCCTACGATAAAAACAAGTTTGCCTCCGATTCCACGAAAGCATTGACGCCCGAGGAATACCTTCCACTATATACGGACTTAAAAATCAAAGTATTACAAGCAAAATCCGAAGGAAAAGACACGACACTGGATTACCGCGAGGAAATCGCCTCTTACCGCGACCAGCTCGCCAAAAACCACCTCGTCGATAAAGAACTCGTCGAAAAGCTGGCCGACGAAGCCTATAACCGCCTGAAACAGGAAGTACGCGCGTCGCATATTCTCGTTGGTGTTTCGGAAGACGCTTCGCCGGCGGACACGCTGGAAGCCTACCGGGCGTCCATAGCGCTTCGCGGAAGGCTGGAAGAAGGCACGGATTTCGGCGACATGGCTGCGCGGTTTTCCAAAGATCCTGCCGCCAGAACGACCAGGGGCGATCTGGGTTATTTCACCGCATTTCAAACCCTGTACCCAATCGAAACGGCGGCCTACACATTACCAGTAGGGAAAATATCCCAGCCCGTCCGTACCAAAGCCGGCTACCATCTGATCAAAGTCAACGACCGCCGGCCTAATCGTGGGATGGTGCGTATCGCGCACATTATGGTGAAAGCGGATACCGCCGGGACTGCGGCCCAGAAAGAATCGGCCAAAGCGCGCATTGAAGAGGCATACGCCCAATTACAGAACGGCGCGGATTGGAATATGATCGTCGACAAATACTCCGACGACCGCGAGTCGCGGAAGAATGGCGGACTGCTGCCCATTTTCGGCACCGGGCAAATGGTGCCCGAAATCGAAGACGCCGCATTTGCATTGACACGCCCCCAATCGTACTCAAAACCCGTACTCACCATGTACGGCTGGCACATTATCCGCCTTGTCGAAAAGCGGCCTATCGAAACGTTTGCCAATATGGCCCCGTCGCTGCGCAAAAAAGTGGTAACCGATTCGCGCGGAAAAATCATCGAGCAGGCGAATGCAAGGCGCCTGCGCCAGAAATACGCGGTGCAGGAAGCCGCCGATCAATGGAAGCTGGTGGCCGCGCTGGCCGACAGCACGCTCAGGACCGGCAAATGGGATTACCAGCGGGCCGTTTCCGCCGATTGGTCGGCAGTGACACTTTTCCGCATCGGGCAGAGGCAATACGATGCATTGTCGTTCCTGACCTATGTCAAACGCAAACAGACGCCCCGCCCGAAAGATGCATCGCCGGACGTGATTTTTAAACGCTATTACAACGATTACCTCACCGAATCGCTGGTTGAATATGAGAAAGAGCACCTCGAAGAATCCAATCCCGAGTTCCGTAGCCTGATGAACGAGATTCGCGACGGCGTGCTGCTTTCGCAGATCATGGAAGAGCAGGTCTGGCAGCGCTCGCTTTCCGATTCGACCGGCCAGCGGAATTTTTACGAAAGAAATAAGGACCGCTACAACTACCCCGAACGTGCGTTCGCGACGATAGTGGCGGCGAAAGATACCCAGACGCTGAACAATGTCAGAAAAACGCTGGCCACGAGCCCGTACCGGCTGGAACGGAAGTCGAAGGAGCTCCTTTTCCCGGTCAATTCGGCGGAAATCGGCAACCAGCAACTCGACGCACTGAACGATCTTTACATTATCATGGAAAAAAATGCGGATTACGTAGTTGAGATAGCGGGGTACCGCGCCACCGACGAGCCGGAAATCATTTCTTCGACCCGCGTCCGCAATGTTGTAAAATATTTAAATGCACGAAACATCCCGATTCTGCGTATCATAGAGAAAGACTATGGTTCTTTCCGGCAATCGGCCGAGCCGGAGCGTAACCGGAGGGTCGCGTTCCAGTTTTACAGCCAATCGAAAAACGACGTGGAAAAGGTTTACAATACGGATGCGCCGGGAACAGTAACGATCCGCGAAGGTTACTTTACTAAGACAGACCCGTTGTTCAATGGTTTCAAATGGCAGACCGGCGAACAGACCGCCCATGCGAACGGTGCGTTTTTATGGGCAAATGTGACGAAAATCGATCCGCCACGTCCCAAGACGTTCCCGGAGGCGCGGGGAAGCGTGATCAACGATTACCAGAAAGAGCTCGAAAAACAATGGGTGACCCGGTTGCAGGAGAAGTTCCCGGTCAAAGTCAACGCGCAGGAATTAGAAAAAATTAAGCGTTAG
- a CDS encoding VOC family protein codes for MLELQAVHHIAIICSDYARSKQFYTGILGFKIEREVYREARDSYKLDLSLNGQYIIELFSFPSPPPRVSRPEACGLRHIAFKVADIEKAIAVLNTKGVFPEPIRTDEFTGKKFTFFADPDDLPIELYEI; via the coding sequence ATGCTCGAACTTCAAGCCGTACATCATATCGCGATCATTTGCTCCGATTATGCCAGATCTAAACAGTTTTATACCGGGATTCTAGGTTTTAAGATCGAACGGGAGGTATACCGGGAAGCGCGGGATTCGTACAAGCTCGACCTATCGCTTAACGGCCAGTATATTATCGAGCTTTTTTCATTCCCATCCCCTCCCCCGCGCGTATCGCGCCCGGAAGCATGCGGGCTAAGGCACATCGCTTTCAAAGTTGCGGATATCGAAAAGGCCATCGCAGTGCTGAATACGAAAGGGGTTTTTCCGGAACCCATCCGGACGGATGAATTCACAGGCAAGAAATTCACATTTTTCGCCGATCCGGATGATCTGCCGATCGAATTATATGAGATTTGA
- a CDS encoding GMC family oxidoreductase, translating into MNLNIKATKQATYDAIVVGSGISGGWAAKELTEKGLKVLMLERGRDIKHIVDYKTATLAPWEFEHRGRVTTVAKEEYWAGVRTGYTANEEHRYLFENDKENPYKETRGFDWIRAYHVGGRSLLWGRQSYRLNPADFEANAKEGIGVDWPIRYADIAPWYDYVEKFAGISGAKDGLDVLPDGNYLPPMQMNCVEKHVKGEVEKKFPGRHIIMGRAAHLTQPQAFHTELGRAACQFRNMCMRGCPYGGYFSTQAATLPAAQKTGNLTLLPDSIVSEVIFDDKLNKATGVRVINQNTLETREYFAKIIFLNASAIASTSILMNSKSKRFPNGMGNDSDQLGRNIMDHHLAVGARGDMPGFEDKYYFGRRANGIYIPRYRNWGNDKRDYVRGFGYQGGASRESWGRGVATDGFGADFKKSLSEPGGWTMNIGGFGEMIPDEKNRFTLHPTEKDKWGLPIVVFDAAYGENEKKMRQDMMNDAAEMLEAAGLKNVTPYNDESKHPGIGIHEMGTARMGNDPKTSVLNKYNQVWGAENVYVTDGSFMTSASCVNPSLTYMAMTARAADHAVKELKKMNV; encoded by the coding sequence ATGAATCTGAACATAAAAGCAACAAAACAGGCCACTTATGACGCGATAGTGGTTGGTTCGGGTATAAGCGGCGGATGGGCCGCAAAAGAGCTGACGGAGAAGGGATTGAAAGTCCTGATGCTCGAAAGGGGAAGGGATATCAAGCATATCGTTGACTATAAAACGGCCACACTCGCGCCATGGGAGTTCGAACACCGCGGACGCGTTACCACTGTTGCCAAAGAAGAATACTGGGCAGGCGTACGCACGGGCTATACCGCCAACGAAGAACACCGTTACCTCTTCGAAAACGACAAAGAAAACCCTTATAAGGAAACCCGTGGGTTCGACTGGATCCGCGCCTATCACGTGGGTGGCCGCTCGCTGTTGTGGGGGCGCCAGAGCTATCGCCTGAATCCGGCGGATTTTGAAGCGAATGCGAAAGAAGGTATCGGTGTCGACTGGCCGATCCGTTACGCGGATATCGCTCCATGGTACGACTACGTAGAAAAATTCGCGGGTATCAGCGGCGCCAAAGACGGCCTCGATGTGCTGCCTGACGGCAATTACCTGCCTCCGATGCAGATGAACTGCGTGGAAAAGCATGTGAAAGGCGAGGTCGAGAAAAAATTCCCCGGCCGCCATATCATCATGGGCCGCGCGGCGCACCTCACCCAGCCGCAGGCATTCCATACCGAACTCGGCCGTGCCGCGTGCCAGTTCAGGAACATGTGTATGCGCGGCTGTCCATACGGGGGCTATTTCAGCACACAGGCCGCGACATTGCCCGCGGCGCAAAAAACCGGTAACCTGACGCTCCTGCCCGATTCGATCGTTTCGGAGGTAATTTTCGACGATAAACTGAATAAGGCGACCGGCGTGCGTGTGATCAACCAGAATACGCTTGAAACAAGAGAGTATTTTGCCAAAATCATCTTTTTAAATGCGTCGGCCATCGCCTCGACGTCCATCCTGATGAACTCCAAATCGAAACGTTTTCCGAACGGAATGGGTAACGACAGCGACCAGCTCGGGCGTAACATCATGGACCACCACCTTGCCGTGGGGGCGAGAGGCGACATGCCGGGCTTCGAAGACAAATACTACTTCGGACGCCGCGCGAACGGTATTTACATTCCGCGCTACCGTAACTGGGGTAACGACAAACGCGATTATGTACGCGGGTTCGGCTACCAGGGCGGTGCCAGCCGCGAGAGCTGGGGCCGCGGCGTGGCTACCGACGGTTTCGGGGCCGATTTCAAAAAATCGCTTTCGGAACCGGGCGGATGGACAATGAATATCGGCGGATTCGGCGAAATGATCCCCGACGAAAAAAACCGCTTCACCCTGCACCCGACCGAAAAAGACAAATGGGGCCTGCCAATCGTCGTTTTCGACGCCGCTTATGGCGAAAATGAAAAGAAAATGCGCCAGGATATGATGAACGACGCCGCGGAAATGCTTGAAGCGGCCGGTTTGAAAAACGTGACGCCGTACAACGACGAATCGAAACACCCGGGTATCGGCATCCACGAAATGGGTACCGCACGCATGGGCAACGACCCGAAAACATCCGTTTTAAACAAATACAACCAGGTTTGGGGTGCCGAGAACGTTTATGTCACCGACGGATCGTTCATGACCTCGGCTTCCTGCGTGAACCCGTCGCTGACTTACATGGCGATGACCGCGCGCGCAGCAGACCACGCAGTGAAGGAGCTGAAAAAGATGAATGTATAG
- a CDS encoding gluconate 2-dehydrogenase subunit 3 family protein — protein sequence MKRRDALGRVALLMGGTLSAPTMLAFLEGCKSSTESASAMTFPFSADRKALVSEVAEIIIPKTDTPGAKDAKVGEFIEMMLKDCYGAKDQESFNKGLAELEKKDFLKAKPEEQTKILKDMEASAKEEIAKAGEEKKKYTEAGKEYTDAGVPFFRLMKELTLLGYFTSEPGATQALEYVAVPGRYDGCIDLKPGQKNWAM from the coding sequence ATGAAAAGACGTGATGCCCTTGGTCGTGTGGCACTGTTAATGGGTGGCACACTCTCCGCACCCACCATGCTGGCTTTTTTGGAAGGCTGCAAGTCTTCTACGGAAAGTGCCTCGGCAATGACTTTCCCGTTTTCCGCCGACCGCAAGGCGCTTGTTTCGGAAGTAGCTGAAATTATCATTCCAAAAACAGATACCCCGGGGGCGAAAGACGCCAAGGTTGGTGAGTTTATCGAAATGATGCTGAAAGATTGCTATGGCGCGAAAGACCAGGAGAGCTTTAACAAAGGCCTGGCAGAACTGGAAAAGAAAGATTTCCTGAAAGCGAAACCCGAAGAGCAAACCAAGATATTAAAGGATATGGAAGCCTCCGCGAAAGAGGAAATCGCCAAAGCCGGAGAAGAGAAGAAAAAATATACCGAGGCAGGTAAGGAATACACGGATGCCGGTGTACCATTCTTCCGCCTGATGAAAGAACTCACGTTGCTGGGGTACTTCACCTCCGAGCCCGGCGCTACCCAGGCACTGGAATACGTTGCGGTTCCCGGCCGCTACGACGGCTGCATCGACCTGAAACCAGGCCAGAAAAACTGGGCAATGTAA
- a CDS encoding DUF5009 domain-containing protein encodes MKETATLSPQRVSSVDAYRGFVMFLMMAEVLRFGNVAEALPDSAFWAFMDFHQSHVPWVGCSLHDLIQPSFSFLVGVALPYSMASRAGRNQSVSMMWVHTIRRSLILIFLGIFLRSMHSEQTNFTFEDTLTQIGLGYPILFALGFASEKIQWGALAAILAGYATLFALYPLPGPDFDWSQTGVTADWEHNLKGFAAHWNKNTNAAWAFDRWFLNLFPREKPFRYNGGGYSTLSFIPTLGTMLLGLIAGKWLKSATSTAWLLKRYIVTAAALLILSLLLHFTGLNPIVKRIWTPAWTLFSGGCAFLLLSAFYFIVDVKNRKSWFYPLIVIGTNSIAAYVIADGLGGFIRESFKIHFGQHYDSIFGASYASLVSGALILLVEWLVLRWMYKKKVFIKI; translated from the coding sequence TTGAAAGAAACCGCTACCCTTTCGCCTCAACGTGTTTCGTCTGTCGACGCCTACCGTGGATTTGTGATGTTCCTGATGATGGCCGAAGTGCTGCGTTTCGGAAATGTGGCCGAAGCGCTTCCCGACAGTGCTTTCTGGGCATTCATGGATTTTCATCAAAGCCATGTCCCGTGGGTGGGTTGTTCGCTGCATGACCTGATCCAGCCTTCGTTTTCCTTTCTGGTAGGCGTTGCCCTGCCGTACTCGATGGCCAGCCGGGCGGGCAGGAATCAGTCGGTTTCGATGATGTGGGTGCACACTATCCGGCGTTCGCTGATACTGATATTCTTAGGCATTTTTCTCCGCTCGATGCATTCGGAGCAAACCAATTTCACATTCGAAGACACTTTGACGCAAATCGGCCTTGGTTACCCGATCCTTTTTGCACTGGGCTTTGCTTCGGAAAAAATCCAGTGGGGAGCATTGGCCGCCATTCTCGCGGGTTATGCAACCCTGTTTGCGTTGTATCCGCTCCCCGGGCCGGATTTCGACTGGTCCCAAACCGGCGTCACGGCCGACTGGGAGCATAACCTGAAAGGGTTCGCTGCACACTGGAACAAAAACACCAATGCCGCCTGGGCATTCGACCGGTGGTTTCTGAACCTCTTTCCACGAGAAAAGCCATTCCGGTACAACGGTGGCGGTTACAGCACATTAAGTTTCATTCCAACACTGGGAACTATGTTATTGGGTTTGATAGCAGGTAAATGGCTAAAATCGGCGACATCGACCGCGTGGCTGCTGAAACGATACATCGTTACCGCGGCGGCTTTACTGATCCTTTCGCTGCTTCTCCACTTCACCGGCCTTAACCCGATCGTGAAACGCATCTGGACGCCGGCCTGGACGCTATTCAGCGGCGGCTGTGCATTCCTGCTGCTTTCCGCATTCTATTTTATCGTGGATGTGAAAAACCGTAAATCCTGGTTTTACCCGTTGATCGTAATCGGCACGAATTCCATCGCCGCCTACGTGATCGCCGACGGCCTTGGCGGGTTTATCCGGGAATCGTTCAAGATCCATTTCGGGCAGCATTACGACTCGATTTTCGGCGCCAGCTATGCATCGCTCGTCAGCGGCGCATTAATTCTCCTGGTGGAATGGCTGGTCCTCCGCTGGATGTATAAAAAGAAGGTTTTTATCAAGATCTGA